CTGGATTTGCAAAGCTTGTGGAGCTTCGCCGAAGAAGGAAGTGGTGGAGTTGATAAAAGCCTTTGATGTGATGGAATAATTTACTGAAGTTTTCTTTTGACCAAGAAAGACACCGACTATTCGGAAATAAGAGTCGAATTAAGTATTGTCTCCAGAATTCACGGTATGGTTAAGAATATTTCACCTTCTCATAAAAAAGCCTTACAACAATGTCTCCGGGAAATTAGAAAGAAAGCCGGGTTATCACAGGTAGAGCTTTCTAAAAAACTTGGCAAGCCTCAGTCTTTTGTCAGCAAATATGAGTCTGGTGAACGCCGTTTAGATATTCTT
Above is a genomic segment from Deltaproteobacteria bacterium containing:
- a CDS encoding helix-turn-helix transcriptional regulator, encoding MTKKDTDYSEIRVELSIVSRIHGMVKNISPSHKKALQQCLREIRKKAGLSQVELSKKLGKPQSFVSKYESGERRLDIL